Proteins encoded in a region of the Phoenix dactylifera cultivar Barhee BC4 chromosome 3, palm_55x_up_171113_PBpolish2nd_filt_p, whole genome shotgun sequence genome:
- the LOC103701049 gene encoding uncharacterized protein LOC103701049, whose product MPCSPLSPCSRIRSWLRDYDRIQAVAVVLIYIQIGCALIGSLGALFNGVLLIHLVAALFALVAIESSSQSLGRAYAVLLFCSIMLDIAWFILFTHTIWEYDPEKYGQFFVFSIRLALSMQIVGFTVRLLSSFLWIQIYRLGISCVNSTTSREADFDVRDSFLNPPTHEITLENSNADGIIGGSIYDPAYYSSVFQDAQDKGCVCEGDNQIIGHNSGLASVAETSQLRLGHSRSYH is encoded by the exons ATGCCCTGCTCCCCTTTGTCGCCATGCTCGCGGATTCGATCATGGCTGCGGGATTACGATAGGATCCAGGCGGTGGCTGTCGTCCTCATCTACATCCAA ATTGGTTGTGCTTTGATTGGATCCCTTGGTGCATTGTTTAATGGTGTGTTGCTGATCCATCTCGTGGCTGCACTCTTTGCCCTTGTTGCGATCGAGAGCAGTAGCCAGAGCCTTGGCCGGGCTTATGCTGTACTTCTTTTCTGTTCCATTATGCTTGATATTGCATGGTTCATACTCTTCACCCATACAATTTG GGAGTATGATCCTGAGAAATATGGGCAATTCTTTGTCTTCTCAATCAGACTTGCCTTGTCAATGCAAATTGTGGGCTTTACCGTAAGGTTATTGTCCTCATTTCTGTGGATTCAGATATACAGACTGGGAATTTCATGTGTCAATAGTACAACCTCTCGTGAAGCAGATTTTGACGTGAGGGATAGTTTTTTGAATCCTCCAACTCATGAAATAACCTTGGAGAACTCCAATGCTGATGGCATTATAGGTGGCTCTATCTATGATCCAGCTTACTACTCCTCTGTTTTTCAAGATGCTCAAGATAAGGGATGTGTCTGTGAG GGTGATAATCAAATTATTGGTCATAATAGTGGCTTGGCATCAGTTGCTGAAACTTCACAACTTCGGTTAGGCCATAGCAGGTCCTACCATTGA